The region GTTGACCTCAGGCTCCTTGCCGGACATGACGGCATCGACCATGGCAACCGTGACCTTGGCGAGTTCGCGGGTGTCCTTGAAGATCGTCGAGTGCTGTTCGCCAGCGATGATCGACTTGACCGACGGGATTTCAGCGTCCTGGCCGGTGACGATCGGCAGCGGCTGAGCAGCCGTACCGTAACCAACGCCCTTCAGCGAGGAGATGATACCGATCGACAGACCGTCGTAAGGCGACAGAACGGCGTCGACCTTGGCGTCGGTGTAGTTAGCCGAGAGCAGGTTGTCCATGCGGGCCTGGGCCGTTGCCGGATCCCAACGCAGGGTGCCGACCTTGTCCATGCCGGTCTGGCCGGACTTCACGACGAGCTTGCCCGAGTCGATGTAGGGCTGCAGGACGGACATGGCGCCATCATAGAAGAAGAAGGCGTTGTTGTCGTCAGGCGAACCGCCGAACAGTTCGATGTTGAACGGGCCCTTGCCATCCTTGAGGCCGAGGCCGTCAACGATGGAGCCGGCCTGCAGAACGCCGACCTGGAAGTTGTCGAAGGTCGCGTAGTAATCGACATTGCCCGAATCGCGGATCAGACGGTCATAAGCGATGACCTTGATGCCGGCATCGTGCGCCTTCTGCAGAACGTCGGAAAGCGTCGTGCCGTCGATCGAAGCGATGACCAGAACCTTGGCACCCTTGGTGACCATGTTTTCGATCTGCGAAAGCTGGTTCGGAATATCGTCGTCGCCATACTGCAGGTCCGTGGCGTAACCGGCAGCTTCGAGCTGCTTGACGATGTTGTTGCCGTCGTCGATCCAGCGAGCCGAAGCCTTGGTCGGCATGGCAATGCCGACGGTGCCCTTGTCGGCAGCAATTGCCGGTGCAACGAACGAAGCGACGCCGAAGGCAGCCGCAGCCATCAATGAGATAATGGACTTCATTTCTCTCTCCCTTGTTAATAGTGCAGCGGACGAAAAATCGCCCGCCCCCGAAACTGTGGCAGGTTCCGTATTGGATAGTTACTTCAGATGGTGAGAAACGAAGTAGGTCTCCTCCACGATCTCACACGTGTTGAGTGCCAACCAGCACACGGCGGCAAACTGGTATGGATTCCTATAACTGTCAAATAGAATAACTGGTAAAGTGCATAACAATTTTGGTATATCGTTAAAAAGTATTACTTTTGATGGAGCGCAGCGAGGAGGCTGCAACCATGACGATTGTTTCAGAGCCCATTTCCATGGACCATGTCGATATCCACAGCGATAGTTTCGGCAATGACAGCCTTTTAAGGGCAGGACTTAAGCTGAATCACCTGCGGATGATCGTCGCAATCGAAGATAGCGGACAGATTTCCGCAGCTGCGGAAGTCCTGAACATTTCCCAGCCCGCCGCGTCGCGCATGCTGTCCGAAATGGAATCGATCACCAAGACTCAGCTCTATGAGCGCGTCGCCCGCGGCGTGGTGCTGACGACCTTCGGCGCGGCGCTTGCGAGGCGGGCGCGCAAGATCCTGCTGGAGCTGCGCGAGGCAAGCCGCGAGATCGGCGAACTGAAGAGCGGCAAGGGCGGTTCGGTCTTCATCGGCGCGGTGACGGCGCCAGCCATGAGCCTCGTCGTGCCGGCGATCAACAGGGTGCGCAAGGCTTATCCCGGCATCGAGATCAACATCCAGGTGGAGACCAGCAACGTGCTCGCCCGCGAGCTGCTGGCCGCCCGCCACGACTTCATCATCAGCCGCATTCCCGACGATCTCAACCCGCGCCTGTTCGAGGTGACGGAGATCGGCATCGAGCGCGCCTGCCTGATCGTGCGCAACCGCCATCCGCTGCTGAAAAAGAAAAAGACCAGCAGTCTTGCCGATATCAGGGATTACGACTGGGTGTTCCAGCCGCCGGGCACGCTGCTGCGCCGGACGATCGAGGATATTTTCCTGTCGCGCGGCGTGGCGCTGCCGGAGAATATCGTCAACACATCGTCGCTGCTTTTGACCTGCGCCATCGTCTGCGGAACCGATGCGATTGCACCGGTTGCCACCGACGTCGCCCAGTTCCTCTCCAGCCAGAGCGCCAGGGCCTCCGACGTGCGCATGCTGCCGATCGATTTCGACATCAACGTCAAACCCTACAGCCTGATCACCGCCAGGGAACGGGCGCTGCCGCCGAGCGCCAGGCTGCTCTACGACATCATTCTGGAGGAAAGCCAGAAGCAGGCGGGCTGACGAGATCCGCAAGCCCGGCGCCATCTTGCCCATCTTTAATGCGCGCCGGAGCAATTCCAGCACAAGGCGTAGCGGTTTTTGCGTCCGGAAATTGCGTGAAAAAATTTGAGCACGTCGGTCAATCGACGAAGACGAATGGTCTTGAGGATGCGGGATGCTGTTCGGACAGTCGGTATTTCAATCAGTGCTGGAGCGGCTGAAGGAAGAGGACGAGACGGCTGAAGAGGCCGAAGCGCCCGCCGCCCATCGTGTCGCCGGCCTCGGCACCGGCTTTGCCTTCGATGTCATGGAGGGAGTCTCGGTCGCCTCGCAGCGGATCGGCGAAGCCTATTTCGACAATCTGGATCTCGACGCCGCCGCCGGATCTGCAGAGAAACCGGCGCCTTTGCCGGACCCGGAGCCCGCCATGCCGGACCATCTCACCCGCACGGCGCCGCAGGAGGTTGCGGCCGAACTGGCGATCTCGGCCGCCGATACGCCGCTGACGCTCAACGAGAAGCGCCGCGCCTTCGCCCGCGCCAATCATCCCGACGGCGTCGCCCTGCCCTTCCGCGACAATGCGACGAAACGGATGATGCTGGCCAATCTGTTGATCGACGAGGCGCTGCGGCGATTGGGCCGCTGACCGATTTCAGTCTGCCTGCCCGTCTTTGGCGGGCTTTTCCGCGGATATCTCCGCGGGCTCTTCCTCTTCCTCGTCATCGGCGTCAGGCTCGGCCGCCGGTGCGGCGACCTCAGGCTGCGGATTGAAGGTCCAGAACAGCATATAGAAGGAATAGGCGCCGGCCGCGGCCGAGAGCACCGCCCAGAAGGGATCGCCGCCGACGATCTCGAACGCCGCCCAGCCGAAGCAGACGGCAACGATGGCGACACGCACCCAAAGGCGCCGGTATGCCGGATGGTTCGGATCAATCAGTTGCATCTCAGCCCCGCGGTCGCATATGTCACCATGCCCATGGCTTGTGTCGCACCGGCCATGGCATTTGTCGCGCTTGTCTTTAGTTTGAATCTTGCAAATGTGAAAGAGCCGCGGGCTTGACGCGGCGCAGAGAAGATGGAATGAAAATTCCAGATTTATGGCAATTCGGTTTATTTGTTCCGAATTCAAGGGAGGTTGCTATGACAGTGAGATTTGGTCTTCTCGGCGCCGGCCGCATCGGCAAGGTTCATGCGAAAGCCGTCAGCGGCGACGCCAATGCGACGCTGGTCGCGGTCGCCGACGCCTTTCCGCAGGCGGCCGACGCCATCGCCTCGGCCTATGGCTGCGAGGTCCGCACCATCGAGGCGATCGAGGCATCCAAGGATATCGACGCGGTCGTCATCTGCACGCCGACCGACACCCATGCCGACCTGATCGAGCGCTTCGCCCGCGCCGGCAAGGCGATCTTCTGCGAAAAGCCGATCGATCTCGACGTCGCCCGCGTCAAGGCCTGCATCAAGGTGGTGGAAGAAACCGGCGCCAAGCTGATGGTCGGCTTCAACCGCCGCTTCGACCCGCATTTCATGGCGGTGCGCAAGGTCATCGACGACGGCAAGATCGGCGATGTCGAAATGGTGACGATCACCTCGCGCGATCCCGGCGCCCCGCCGGTCGATTACATCAAGCGCTCGGGCGGCATCTTCCGCGACATGACGATCCACGACTTCGACATGGCTCGCTTCCTGCTCGGCGAAGAGCCGGTCTCGGTGCTGGCGACCGCTGCCGTGCTGGTCGACAAGGCGATCGGCGAAGCCGGCGACTATGACAGCGTCTCGGTGATCCTGCAGACCAAGTCCGGCAGGCAGGCCGTCATCTCCAACTCCCGCCGCGCCACCTATGGCTACGACCAGCGCATCGAAGTGCATGGCGCCAAGGGCATGGCGGCGGCCGAAAACCAGCGCCCGGTCTCGATCGAAGTGGCAAACGGCGACGGTTACACCCGCCCGCCGCTGCATGATTTCTTCATGACCCGCTACACCGAAGCCTACGCCAACGAAATCGCCGCCTTCATCGCCGCGATCGAAAAGGGCACGAAGATCTCGCCGTCGGGCGCCGATGGCCTGGCGGCGCTGGCGCTCGCCGATGCGGCGGTGCAGTCGGTCAAGGAAGGCAAGTTGATTAAGGTTGGCTGACGGCTGTCGTTCGGTTGGCAGATAGGTTTGGGATGGCCGGGTGTTTGCCCGGCCATTTTGCTTTTGAGGGCGGGCTGCGGAGCCGGCTAGACCAGCCCCTCATCCGCCTGCCGGCACCTTCTCCCCGTAAACGGGGCGAAGGAGGTATGCCGCCACCTCTCCGTTCCTCAAAAGCGTCTCGTGGGGCACGTCCCCTCTCCCCGTAAAACGGGGAGAGGGCTAGAGTGAGGGGCAAGCGTCTGGCGCGAAGTGGGCGGCTGTGCGGCGGTTCGGAGCGTTTGCGAGCCCCCTCCCCAACCCCTCCCCACAGGTGGGAGGGGCTAACCTGCCGCACTGTTTGCGATAACTCACCGAAACAATTTGTGGGACGGTCTCAGCCAGTGAGACCTCCCCTTTTCCGTCGCCGTCGGAGCAACGGGTTAAGCCCCGCGCCCTTGTGGGGAGGGGTTGGGGAGGGGTTTTGGCACCTACTCCCCGCCCTCCTGTGCTCGTCACAGGAATGAAGGAGCAAGAGGAGGTGCGACCTGCCCATTGTTGCTGAAGGATGTGGTGTGGATGGGCGGCTCAAGGCTGAGAGCCGCAGCGTACTGGGGCGGCTTGGACTGAAGCGGTTCGGAGGGTTTGGAAGACCCCACCCCAACCCCTCCCCACAGGTGGGAGGAGCTAACCTGCCGCGGCGCTTGCGATAACTTTGACCGAACAATTTATGGGACGGTCTCAGCCAGTGAGGCCTCTCCGGTTGGTCGCCGTCGGGGCAACGGGTTAAGCCCCGCCCCCTTGTGGGGAGGGGTTGGGGAGGGGCTTTGGCGCTACTCTCCGCCCTGCACCCCCGAAATCACGATATCCTGGTCGATCACCGACAGTGCCCGGTTGAGATGCCCCTCGAAGACGAGGATGGGTTCGTCGGCGACGACGCGGATTTCCGGCATGCCTTCCATGCGGACGATATGGGACTGTCCCAGCCCTTCTTCGATACCCTGGCGCAACAGGTCGTAATAGCGGGTGCCGGGGCCGGTGATGGCGATGGGCATGCGCTCGGTGAGGCTGAGCATGCGCGACAGGCCGTTGCCGAGGGCGAGGCCCGCCTGGCGGAAGGCGATGGTGGAGGTGCGGTGGCCCTGGCGGGCTTTGGCGGCGATTTTGTCGAGTTCGGTGACGGGGACGAATTTTGCCGGGATCGTATCGAGGGGCACTTCGAAGGCGCTGCGCAGGATGGCGTAGAAGCCGGCATAGGCCTCGATGCAGCCGCGGGTGCCGCAGCGACAGAGGCCGCCACCCGCCATATGCAGCATGTGGCCGAAATTCGGCGCCGAGATCTCCTGTGTCTGGCCGCCGCGCCTGACGATGCCGAGGCCGATGCTGTGGCCGAGCGAGAGTGCGGCGAGCGAGCGGAAATCGGCGCCCTTGACGATCTCCTCCCGGGCGCCGAGGGCGGCGGCGACCAGCAGGGTTTCGTTGTCGAGGATGACCTTGGCCTGCCAATCCGGCCGGAGCGCCGATTCGAAATCGATCTGATCGCTGCCGAAGATCGGCGACCACAGAAGGACCGGCTCGGTTGAGTTGACCAGCCCCTTGCTGCTGATCGAGATCAGCAGCACTTTTTCCTGGGAAATCCTGGAGCGCTCGAGAATGCGCGACAGCCCGGCGCGCACGCCTGCGACGAAACGGGCGGCCCCTGCGGGATCATGCGAGCGCTCCTCGCTGAAACGGTCGATCAGTTTGCCGGCATAATCCACAAGCGAATATTGCACCGCATCGGACGAGATGATGACGACGATGAGATAGCCGCAATCGCGGCGCTGGCGCAGCAGCACGCGCGGCCGGCCGCGGCCGCTGGCCGCCTGCTGCTCGGATTTTTCGAT is a window of Rhizobium sp. N324 DNA encoding:
- a CDS encoding LysR family transcriptional regulator, with the protein product MTIVSEPISMDHVDIHSDSFGNDSLLRAGLKLNHLRMIVAIEDSGQISAAAEVLNISQPAASRMLSEMESITKTQLYERVARGVVLTTFGAALARRARKILLELREASREIGELKSGKGGSVFIGAVTAPAMSLVVPAINRVRKAYPGIEINIQVETSNVLARELLAARHDFIISRIPDDLNPRLFEVTEIGIERACLIVRNRHPLLKKKKTSSLADIRDYDWVFQPPGTLLRRTIEDIFLSRGVALPENIVNTSSLLLTCAIVCGTDAIAPVATDVAQFLSSQSARASDVRMLPIDFDINVKPYSLITARERALPPSARLLYDIILEESQKQAG
- the iolG gene encoding inositol 2-dehydrogenase, producing the protein MTVRFGLLGAGRIGKVHAKAVSGDANATLVAVADAFPQAADAIASAYGCEVRTIEAIEASKDIDAVVICTPTDTHADLIERFARAGKAIFCEKPIDLDVARVKACIKVVEETGAKLMVGFNRRFDPHFMAVRKVIDDGKIGDVEMVTITSRDPGAPPVDYIKRSGGIFRDMTIHDFDMARFLLGEEPVSVLATAAVLVDKAIGEAGDYDSVSVILQTKSGRQAVISNSRRATYGYDQRIEVHGAKGMAAAENQRPVSIEVANGDGYTRPPLHDFFMTRYTEAYANEIAAFIAAIEKGTKISPSGADGLAALALADAAVQSVKEGKLIKVG
- the chvE gene encoding multiple monosaccharide ABC transporter substrate-binding protein, with product MKSIISLMAAAAFGVASFVAPAIAADKGTVGIAMPTKASARWIDDGNNIVKQLEAAGYATDLQYGDDDIPNQLSQIENMVTKGAKVLVIASIDGTTLSDVLQKAHDAGIKVIAYDRLIRDSGNVDYYATFDNFQVGVLQAGSIVDGLGLKDGKGPFNIELFGGSPDDNNAFFFYDGAMSVLQPYIDSGKLVVKSGQTGMDKVGTLRWDPATAQARMDNLLSANYTDAKVDAVLSPYDGLSIGIISSLKGVGYGTAAQPLPIVTGQDAEIPSVKSIIAGEQHSTIFKDTRELAKVTVAMVDAVMSGKEPEVNDTKTYDNGVKVVPSYLLKPVAVDKTNYKQILVDSGYYSEDKLK
- a CDS encoding ROK family transcriptional regulator, encoding MLTKSSTELVRQRNSVLVLSVLRRHGALAHTEISDFTGLSSATISAITADLERAHIIEKSEQQAASGRGRPRVLLRQRRDCGYLIVVIISSDAVQYSLVDYAGKLIDRFSEERSHDPAGAARFVAGVRAGLSRILERSRISQEKVLLISISSKGLVNSTEPVLLWSPIFGSDQIDFESALRPDWQAKVILDNETLLVAAALGAREEIVKGADFRSLAALSLGHSIGLGIVRRGGQTQEISAPNFGHMLHMAGGGLCRCGTRGCIEAYAGFYAILRSAFEVPLDTIPAKFVPVTELDKIAAKARQGHRTSTIAFRQAGLALGNGLSRMLSLTERMPIAITGPGTRYYDLLRQGIEEGLGQSHIVRMEGMPEIRVVADEPILVFEGHLNRALSVIDQDIVISGVQGGE